A DNA window from Doryrhamphus excisus isolate RoL2022-K1 chromosome 2, RoL_Dexc_1.0, whole genome shotgun sequence contains the following coding sequences:
- the vldlr gene encoding very low-density lipoprotein receptor, with amino-acid sequence MVNSTPGILLLPVLIYLQQFTDVHGTKTECEANQFQCENGRCITSVWKCDGDEDCADGSDERSCVKKVCPDTDFVCRNGQCVPKRWHCDGEPDCEDGSDESVEICHMRTCRLNEFSCGAGTTQCIPNFWKCDGEKDCHNGEDEVGCGNVTCAPNEFTCASDRCISRNFVCNGKDDCGDGSDEVECAPSSCGPSEFQCGNSSCIPASWLCDDDVDCQDQSDESPSRCGRHPTPPAKCSTSEMQCHSGECIHNRWRCDGDTDCKDGSDEANCPVRTCAADQFKCEDGNCIQGSRQCNGMRECADGSDEVNCKNLTQCNGPERFKCRSGECIEMSKVCNKARDCPDWSDEPIKECNVNECLMNNGGCSHICKDMVIGFECDCIPGLQLIDHKTCGDINECLNPGICSQICINLKGGYKCECHNGYQMDPTTGVCKAVGKEPSLIFTNRRDVRRLGLEGKEYTQIVEQQRNTVALDADFGQQMMFWADLGQKAILSTVLDKRGDVGVHHKVIDNVHSPVGIAVDWIYKNLYWSDLGTKTISVANFNGTKQKILFNRGLKEPASIAVDPLSGFLYWSDWGVPAKIEKSGMNGVDRQILVATDIQWPNGITLDLIKGRLYWVDSKLHMLCSVDLNGDNRKKVLQSSNYLAHPFALTVFEDRVFWTDGEKKAIYGANKFSGSDVVTLANNLNDPQDIIVYHELIQLSGTNWCAERGENGGCSFMCLPAPQINKHSPKYTCMCPEGQELAADGLRCKPEANVSTSIQVNTAARGSAAAWAVLPVLVFAMAVAGGYLMWRNWQLKNQKSMNFDNPVYLKTTEEDLNIDITRHSTNVGHTYPAISIVSTEEDLS; translated from the exons ATGGTTAATTCCACCCCCGGGATCCTTCTGCTGCCGGTGTTAATATACCTCCAACAGTTTACGGATGTTCACG GAACTAAGACGGAATGCGAGGCCAACCAGTTTCAGTGTGAAAATGGACGTTGCATCACATCTGTCTGGAAGTGTGACGGAGATGAGGACTGTGCCGATGGCAGCGATGAACGCTCGTGTG TGAAAAAGGTTTGTCCAGACACTGACTTTGTATGTCGTAACGGTCAGTGCGTTCCAAAGCGATGGCACTGCGATGGGGAGCCAGACTGTGAGGACGGGTCAGATGAGAGTGTAGAAATCTGCC ACATGCGGACATGCCGTTTGAATGAGTTTAGCTGCGGGGCAGGCACCACTCAGTGTATCCCTAACTTCTGGAAATGTGATGGTGAAAAGGACTGCCACAATGGAGAAGACGAAGTCGGCTGTG GTAATGTGACCTGCGCTCCAAATGAATTCACCTGTGCCAGTGACCGCTGCATCTCCCGAAACTTTGTATGCAATGGCAAGGATGACTGTGGCGATGGCTCTGATGAGGTGGAGTGTGCGCCGTCTTCCTGTGGTCCCAGTGAATTCCAGTGCGGAAACTCGTCATGCATCCCTGCCAGTTGGTTGTGTGATGATGACGTTGACTGTCAG GATCAATCGGATGAGTCTCCGTCGCGCTGTGGCCGACACCCAACACCACCGGCCAAATGCTCAACTAGTGAGATGCAATGCCATTCAGGAGAGTGTATACACAATAGGTGGAGGTGTGACGGTGACACCGACTGCAAAGATGGCAGCGATGAAGCCAACTGTC CCGTACGCACCTGCGCAGCAGATCAGTTCAAATGCGAGGACGGGAACTGCATTCAGGGCAGCAGACAATGTAACGGCATGAGAGAGTGTGCTGATGGTTCAGATGAAGTCAACTGCAAAAACT TGACTCAGTGTAATGGACCAGAGAGGTTCAAATGTCGCAGCGGGGAGTGTATCGAGATGAGCAAAGTGTGCAACAAGGCCCGAGACTGTCCTGACTGGAGCGACGAACCCATAAAGGAATGCA ACGTCAACGAGTGCCTAATGAACAATGGGGGCTGTTCACACATTTGCAAGGACATGGTAATTGGCTTTGAGTGTGACTGTATACCTGGACTGCAGCTCATCGACCACAAGACCTGTGGAG acATCAATGAGTGTCTGAACCCTGGCATCTGCAGTCAGATCTGCATCAACCTAAAAGGAGGATACAAGTGTGAATGTCACAACGGCTACCAGATGGATCCAACTACAGGAGTCTGTAAGGCCGTGG GTAAAGAGCCCAGTCTGATTTTCACAAACCGCCGTGACGTCCGTCGTTTGGGTCTGGAGGGGAAGGAGTACACTCAAATTGTGGAGCAGCAGAGAAACACGGTTGCTCTGGATGCAGATTTTGGCCAGCAGATGATGTTTTGGGCCGACCTGGGACAGAAGGCCATATTGAG CACGGTGCTGGACAAACGAGGGGATGTGGGCGTCCACCATAAAGTGATAGATAACGTCCACTCTCCTGTGGGAATCGCTGTGGACTGGATATACAAGAACCTGTACTGGTCTGATCTGGGTACCAAAACCATCTCTGTCGCTAACTTTAACGGAACCAAGCAGAAAATCCTGTTCAACAGAGGCCTGAAAGAGCCGGCTTCCATTGCTGTGGATCCTCTGTCTGG GTTCCTGTACTGGTCTGACTGGGGTGTGCCAGCAAAAATTGAGAAGTCTGGTATGAACGGAGTGGATCGGCAGATTCTGGTAGCAACAGACATCCAGTGGCCAAATGGAATAACCCTTg ATCTAATCAAAGGCAGGTTGTATTGGGTGGATTCAAAGCTGCACATGCTCTGCAGTGTTGACCTGAATGGAGACAACAGGAAGAAAGTTCTGCAGTCTTCAAACTACCTAGCGCACCCCTTTGCTCTCACCGTTTTTGAG GATCGTGTCTTCTGGACAGATGGTGAGAAGAAAGCCATCTATGGAGCAAATAAATTCAGTGGCTCAGATGTTGTGACACTGGCCAACAACCTGAATGATCCACAAGACATCATTGTTTATCATGAGCTGATTCAGCTATCTG GAACAAACTGGTGTGCCGAGAGAGGTGAAAACGGGGGCTGCAGCTTCATGTGTTTGCCAGCACCGCAAATCAACAAACACTCCCCCAAATATACCTGCATGTGTCCAGAAGGGCAGGAACTTGCTGCTGATGGCCTACGTTGCAAACCTG AAGCCAACGTGAGTACATCAATCCAGGTGAACACTGCAGCCAGAGGCTCTGCGGCAGCATGGgcagtacttcctgtgt tggtgtTTGCCATGGCGGTGGCAGGCGGCTATTTGATGTGGAGAAACTGGCAACTGAAGAATCAGAAAAGCATGAACTTTGACAACCCCGTCTACCTGAAGACCACAGAAGAAGACCTCAACATTGATATCACGCGGCACAGCACAAACGTGGGGCACACATACCCAGCG ATTTCAATAGTGAGCACAGAGGAGGATTTATCGTGA